A DNA window from Trichosurus vulpecula isolate mTriVul1 chromosome 2, mTriVul1.pri, whole genome shotgun sequence contains the following coding sequences:
- the LOC118839708 gene encoding DNA replication complex GINS protein PSF1-like, translating into MFCEKAIELIRELHSAPDGQLPAFNDDGIRQVLEEMKALHEQNQSDVNETKSDGRSYLIPTIKCRHSSLLRNRRCIVAYLYDRLLRITAVRWEYGSVLPNALRFHMSAEEIEWFNCYKKSLATYMRCLGGDEGLDIRQDMKPPKSLYIEVQCLKDFGEFEVDDGTSVLLKKKQPAFLA; encoded by the coding sequence ATGTTCTGCGAGAAAGCCATCGAGCTCATCCGGGAGCTTCACAGCGCCCCCGACGGGCAGCTCCCAGCCTTCAACGATGACGGAATCAGGCAAGTTCTGGAGGAGATGAAAGCTTTGCATGAACAGAACCAGTCTGATGTAAATGAGACGAAGTCAGATGGACGAAGTTACTTAATTCCAACAATCAAATGTCGACATAGTTCTTTGCTGAGAAATCGACGTTGCATAGTTGCATATTTGTATGATCGATTGCTTCGGATTACAGCTGTCAGGTGGGAATATGGCAGTGTCTTGCCAAATGCTCTGAGATTTCACATGTCAGCTGAAGAAATAGAATGGTTCAATTGCTATAAAAAGTCCCTTGCTACATACATGAGATGTTTGGGTGGAGATGAAGGATTAGATATTAGGCAAGATATGAAACCCCCTAAAAGTCTGTACATTGAGGTGCAGTGTCTAAAAGACTTTGGAGAGTTTGAAGTTGATGATGGGACTTcagttttattgaaaaaaaaacagccagCATTTCTTGCCTAG